AGAGCGTATCCATAATTGCAAAAGACTCCACAACAACAGACGCACTTTCAACCGCCATATTTGCAATGGGGCCGGAAAAAGGGATCAAACTTCTTGAAAGCCTACCGGAAATTTATGGGATAACAGTATTAGAAGACGGAAGGATTAAAATGTCTTCAAACCTTGCGGGAAATAATAAACTGCGAGTAGAATTACTTCAATAAAAGATGTTGAAAAGTTGATTAGTTGAGGAAGTTGACTTCTAAAAAACCAATCAACTAACCAACCAATCAACTAATCAACCAACAACCTAATTCTTAAAATACTTCGCAATATTCTTAGACCTGCGGGATAATTTCTTTCTCTGACCAAGAATATCGTATATGTTCAGCCTGTTAAATTTATATTTCAATGTACTAATTGGAACACCGAGGATATTTGCTGTCTTTGTCCTGCTCCACCTCTCATGTTCAAGTGTCTTTAAGATGAAGTTACGTTCAAAGGTATCACATACATTTTGCAGTAAGCTATCCTGACCGTCTTTTCCTGATTTGGGGAACATATAATAATCTACAGGTATATCCTCTTCTGCTATCACATTGTTGTCTGAAACAGCAACGAGCCTCTCTATCAGATTCTCAAGTTCCCTTATATTACCTGGCCAGTTGAAAGTCAGCAGTATATTCATTGCCTGGTCAGTTATCTTATTTACATTTTTCCTGAAACGCCTGTTGTATTTTACCATGAAGTTTTTTACAAATTCAGGTATATCCTGTCTTCTTTCTCTGAGAGGCGGCAGTTTAATAGGAACAACATTTATCCTGTAATAAAGGTCTTCACGAAATTCACCTTTTCTTACTGCGTCCGTAAGGTCTATATTTGTTGCCACAACAAGCCGGACATCCACCTTTATTGTTTTAGAACTTCCGACCCTCTCTATCTCCTTATCCTGAATTACCCGCAGGAGTTTACTCTGTGTCTCATATTTAAGACAGCCGATTTCATCAAGGAAAAGGGTTCCTCCGTTTGCCAGTTCAAATTTACCGTAATTTTGTTTATGTGCACCGGTGAAGGCCCCTTTTTCATGTCCGAAAAGGGTACTCTCAATAAGATTTTCAGGAATTGTTGATAAATCAACTGTGACAAATGGCTTATCACTGAGGTGGCTCTTGCTATGAAGATACTTAGCAATTAGTTTCTTACCGGTACCGCTTTCTCCAAGTAAAAGAACAGTTGTAGGAAGCGGGGCAATCTTTTCCAATGTCTCCTCCAACTGACTCATCAATACACTCTGTCCCCTGATAAACTCTACATCAGAGACCTGTTCCAGTTCACCTCTGAGATAATTCTTTTCACGTTTCTCTTCTATCTTTTCTTTCATCTTGTCAACCTGGGCCAACACCTCATCAGAATCAAAGTCTTTTGAAATATAGTTGAAGGCACCGAGCCTCATCGCCCTTACAACCATCTCAATATCCTTCACAACGGAAACAACCATTACCTCAATATCAGGATAATCTTCCTTTACAGTCTTTAGTATATCCAATCCCTCAATATCAGGAAGACGCATGTCCAAAAGGACAATGTTTATGTCAACCTCTTTCAATATCTTAAGTGCAGCCTTTCCTGATGATGCTGTAACTACAGTATATTTCTCCTTCAGAATTGTCCCCAGAAGGTCTCTTATGCTTTGATCATCATCTACTATTAATACTCCTAAGCTTTTGTCTTTCATGATTTCCTCTCCCCCTTTATAATGCTATTAATAACTACCTCCGATAAACTTCATTCTTCTCATTCTATAAATCATCAAACTGATATTAGTAATAATTTCTATTATTGTTATATAAATAAAATGTTAGCACACTTACAACGAAATTTAAACCTTTTTTTTAAAACATTATTTAACCATTTTCTTGACAACATTTTTTCTCCTGAACGAAGTACAATATACTTCAAATCTATATATAATTTCAAGAGAAAAGATTACAAGAAGGTAATTTTTTTATGACCACATGATTCTGGAAAGGAGAGGGAATAAGAGGGGCACCGTTAACGATGCCGCCTAATTTATTAACCAGTCAAACA
This region of Nitrospirota bacterium genomic DNA includes:
- a CDS encoding sigma-54-dependent Fis family transcriptional regulator, which codes for MKDKSLGVLIVDDDQSIRDLLGTILKEKYTVVTASSGKAALKILKEVDINIVLLDMRLPDIEGLDILKTVKEDYPDIEVMVVSVVKDIEMVVRAMRLGAFNYISKDFDSDEVLAQVDKMKEKIEEKREKNYLRGELEQVSDVEFIRGQSVLMSQLEETLEKIAPLPTTVLLLGESGTGKKLIAKYLHSKSHLSDKPFVTVDLSTIPENLIESTLFGHEKGAFTGAHKQNYGKFELANGGTLFLDEIGCLKYETQSKLLRVIQDKEIERVGSSKTIKVDVRLVVATNIDLTDAVRKGEFREDLYYRINVVPIKLPPLRERRQDIPEFVKNFMVKYNRRFRKNVNKITDQAMNILLTFNWPGNIRELENLIERLVAVSDNNVIAEEDIPVDYYMFPKSGKDGQDSLLQNVCDTFERNFILKTLEHERWSRTKTANILGVPISTLKYKFNRLNIYDILGQRKKLSRRSKNIAKYFKN